GCAGGATCGCGTTAGCGACGCCGTGTGGCGTGTTGTAGAACGCACCGAGCGGATGCGCCATGCCGTGAACCAGCCCAAGCCCAACGTTCGAGAATCCCATACCGGCAATGTATTGTCCCAGCGCCATCTCTTCCACGCTTTTCGGCTTCCCGGCGACGGAATCGCGCAGTGAACGGCTGATTATTTCAATGGCCTTCAGGTGCAGCGTATCGGTCAGTTCCCAGGCAGCTTTGGTGGTGAAACCTTCAATGGCGTGCGTCAGGGCGTCAATCCCCGTGGCGGCTTTCAGCGAGGCAGGCATGCTCATCATCATATCGGGATCGACGATGGCGACAATCGGAATGTCATGCGGATCGACACACACGAATTTGCGGCGTTTTTCTTCGTCTGTGATGACGTAGTTAATGGTGACTTCTGCGGCTGTGCCGGAGGTGGTCGGGATCGCGATAATCGGCACGGCGGGGCGTCGGGTGGCGGCAACGCCTTCGAGGCTGCGAACATCGGTGAATTCAGGGTTATTGATAATAATCCCGATGGCTTTACAGGTGTCCTGCGGTGAGCCGCCGCCAATCGCGATCAGGTAATCCGCCTGCGATGACTTGAAACGTTCGACGCCCCTTTCCACCACGGAGATGGTGGGATTGGGAATCACCTCATCGTAAATATCGTAGGGCAACCCTGCCGTATCCAGCTTTTCCGTCACCTTGGCAACGACGCCAAATTTCACCAAGTCTTTGTCCGTCACCAACAGGGCTTTCTTGAACCCCCGCCGCTTCACTTCATCGACAATCTGAGCGACAGCGCCCGCGCCAAAATAGGATGTTTCATTAAGAATCATTCTGTTAGCCATTATTTCTCTCCTCATAACGTTTGATTTTGATAAAGCGAAAAATACATACCGCACAATTCCCTGTTATTAGTATGGATAAAATGTGCTATGAGTGCCTTCTGTTTGCTGCCATGTACACCTTGTACGCTGGCACTAAGGTAAAGACGCCTGAGAAGTGGCTCACAGAATCGTGATGATGGCAGCATAACGGCGGGAGTAAGGCTGGGGTTCGCTGTTGGGTTTTGATTGAAAAAATCTAATTTAAGCCTGTTTTTATCATTACATTATCTAATCTGAATGGATTTTTTATTTAGGTGGCATTACCTTAGTTATCCAGTTTTAATGCCATTAATCTGTTTTATCTGCGCAATTAAATAATTTACGTGCTTAATTTAATCA
The window above is part of the Pectobacterium araliae genome. Proteins encoded here:
- the fucO gene encoding lactaldehyde reductase; translated protein: MANRMILNETSYFGAGAVAQIVDEVKRRGFKKALLVTDKDLVKFGVVAKVTEKLDTAGLPYDIYDEVIPNPTISVVERGVERFKSSQADYLIAIGGGSPQDTCKAIGIIINNPEFTDVRSLEGVAATRRPAVPIIAIPTTSGTAAEVTINYVITDEEKRRKFVCVDPHDIPIVAIVDPDMMMSMPASLKAATGIDALTHAIEGFTTKAAWELTDTLHLKAIEIISRSLRDSVAGKPKSVEEMALGQYIAGMGFSNVGLGLVHGMAHPLGAFYNTPHGVANAILLPHIMAYNADYTGEKFRDIAVAMGVKGAADMPIAQAREAAIHAVRQLSHDVDIPPRLRDVGVREEDIPALAQAAFDDVCTGGNPRDTNINDIKALYQSIY